From the Tigriopus californicus strain San Diego chromosome 4, Tcal_SD_v2.1, whole genome shotgun sequence genome, the window GTGGAGAGGGGTTGTGGTAATTGTGGTCGGGAGAAACTCAAGTTTGTTCTGACAATAGACATAAATATGTCATTTACAGACAACACAATCGAGCCACAGAATCTGCCAAGAGCCCGTACTAGGCCGGATTGGTTCATGAAAATCCACGTCATCTTGACCTTTATGGTATTGCACCAGTGTTCGTAGAAAACAGGTCGACTAAAGCTGACGTCTCAAGCGCAGATCTTCTTCATCAGCATTCATATTATCATTAGTGTTTCTTTCCTCATCTTCGTTATCCTCAATACATGATCTCGTAGACGGTGGCCTTCTTGTCGCCCGAGCCAGTCACGATATATTTGTCGTCGGAAGAAATGTCTACACTTAACACAGATGAGGATTCATTGGACTGAAAGATGGAGGCTCCGTAGGGAGTGCGCCAGGCATTGAGGAGGTTATCTTTCCCCGTGGAAACGAACCACTTGCCGCAGTTGGCAAACTTCAGCGACAGCACACAGCTCTCATGCAGATGAAGTTGGTATTTATCGGGTTGCGAGCAATGCAACACTTCCACGTTCGAGCTCTCCATGCCCACAGCCAGCCAATCACCCGTGGGACAATAGCCTAAGCAGAAGATCTGTGACGAGAAGTCGTGCTGCTGGAGTTGTCGGCCTTCACGGAGATCCCAGGCTCGGACCGTGTTATCCAGTCCACCTGTCCATAACTTTGTGCCATCGGCGGAAATGTCGATGCAACTAGCCCCGTCCGTATGGCCTTGGAACTGCCGCACCAGGGTCTGGTTATGCAGATCCCACACGCCTATGTTACCATCACTACAACAACTGAAACACACTTTCGAGTCGGGGCTGATGGCCAAGGCATAACACGCGGGTGCACTGGAGGTCAGCTCCGACTTGATGCGGGGGGTGGGAGAAGCCAAATCCCAAATCGACAGGGTACTAGCCTCTCCACCCACGACGAGTGTCCGCCCATCGGGTAACAACTTGATCGATCGGATGTAATTATCTTTCTGGAGACATTCCAGCTGGGACACGGGATTCTTGCTTCCCGGATGACTGATGTCCCAAACTTTGACACAGCCCTTTCCGCCCGTGTAAACATATTTGGTGGGATTACTCATGGTCACTGCGCAGACCACGTCCCCATGTGGTAAAGTGTTGATTTGTCGAGCAAGTCGAGGGATTCCAGGTCCCATGAGAGCATCTGCGGGAAATGGGACAGGCCGACGCTCACTGTCAGCGTTGACATGGAAGGAGTACGCCCTGCAAGAGAGAAGGGGAGCCATGGAATTGATAGAGCAACTGTTCAtgtaaaaagaagaaggagattAGTAGCCCAAGACAAgacagagagggagagagagagagaaagaaagaaagagagacagaaaaaGAGGCATGGACACAGAAATAACGAGAACAGGGAAAAGTAGGAGCGCATCTCCGACGACCCACGAATCTGGGTGGGTGTACTTACGGTTTGCCAGCGGGAGGTAGACCCATTTGGGGCCTCATAGCAGTATGGGGATCAAAAGGAGGTCTGTAGCCATTCTCCGCATTGAATGGAGGCACTCCGGGGCCCAGCGGAGGTCCACCTGGAAAGCCAGGAAGGTTAAAAGGAGCCCCTGGCATGCCTGGCTTCATGGGACCGTTTCCCGCCGCCCCAGCTCCGTTGGGCGTGCTGGGTTTGGGAGTGGGGGGCTTGTTTCCGTCCTCCGACTTCTTGCTGTGACCGAGTGCTGGTGTTGATGAGGCCGAAGATCGTCCACTCCTTGGACTAATAGGCTCCTTCTTTGCGTGATTGGAGTCTCCATTTTCCTTGGGTGAGGTTCGATTTAGGCCGTTTTGTAATGGGGAAGACCCGCCACCGCCGCCACCATTGGTCTGCAAGAGACAAAGGAACCAATAAATTTGAGATGGGCCAATTCCCATTCGCCTGCTCCTTTCGGCTTTATGGTATAGCCCTTCTTTCGTTTCCATTCTTTCCTATCTCGACATGCTTCAGCTTATTTAGGTCCACGAGATGATAACATCAGTCGTTTAGCGGAATTGCAAGCCGCGGCTTCAAGTGAGCGATAATAAGGcaagaaggagaggaaaaaaaaagaagaaatcacCGCGacatttctttgccatttaTCATTCTTATCTGTGATACCCTCCATGTTCTAAGGTCATGCCCCTCTGGGCACCCCTTTGGCGAACATTACTCCACTTGCCAATCCAAGACACAAAAGTGCGGTCGACGACTCATGATAAGATGCCTCTCGGTCGGTGAACTAGGCCTACCTTTGGTTAGAAATTGGACCTCTGCTTCTTATTCAGAGATAGCATGTACATACGCACTCATACATTGCCCTTCTACTATTAGTGCTTTTTCGAGCAGTTAGACTTTGGGGCACTGCGAACTTTATTCAAGTGAGGGAAGTGAACTCGTTCGTTGAATCTTAGATAATCATCGCTTAATCTCAAGTGCTCAAGTATTTGTACCTTATCCATattttctccttcatttcATGACAAAAGACCGTTTTCACTTCACGGCTCGGAGCTCCTTGTTCCTTCATCACGATAAGAAGGCACTTAGCTCAAATGCGTAAATAAATTCACTTATTAGATTTTGCTCCACCACGACATTGGCTAAAAACACGGCGCCAATGGCAACTGCCCACGAACTTACTTCCAAAGCTGCGAGCATGGCCATAATTTCACCTCCACCTTCTCATTTTAAGCAAAGTAATTAACTTCAGGTCCAGCTCTTCACTAATCCACATTAACAAACTACCAATGAAGCAGAGCAAGCGTATGGAGAGAGCAAGGCAGCGACTTGGACTTGGACTAGAAGTAAGTGTAGGAGTCGCTGCAGTCGTCTTAATGAAAGCGAATCTCGGCCGAGCCAAAAGCCAGGTCATTTGTTGTCTCAATTATGAATTCCCCCCCTCTTTTTGCCCAAATCTATTAAGCCGCAAGCTTGGCATGCATTGGGGTCATTGCAGATAACAGTTTCACTCGCCATTACGAAGACATTGCCAATGGTTGGAGTTGGTTTAAAGCTTCTTTTCTGCTGATCCCTTTAAACGCGCAATTTTGTTGCAATGGGCCAAGTTTGTACGATAGGCGGAGCGAGCGGGGAATGAGACACACGCAAACGCACCCACATACTGTACACATTAAGTTTCCGACACTATTTCTCCCCCTTGCTCCCAGATGGCACATCGCCTTTCTGGTATAGGGAGTTTGCTTCAAGAGTAGCAATGTAACACCACTCTGCTGTACTTCTGCTACtttgaggaggaggaagttTTCTAAACAATGCGGCAAGCCTGGTTGCTCTTTTTCTGCTAGAGGAGAAggcccaaaaatggaaatggccCTATCAGCCACTCGTGGTTGTTATTGTTTCGCGCTAGGCGATAAAAGCGGGATGGACCATTCTTTTCCACACCCAAACCACTCTAtaatttgtttcaatctcgACGCGCTCTCTCGAGAAAATCAAAGAGCAGATGAACTCAACTCTTTTGCGGCCCATGTTTGCCGTAGGACAATGTATGAGGCAtcaaaaaaggacctcaagcGTTACTTCTAATGCCAAACTCATTGTCCGATTACTTCCAGGCGAAGAAGGTCGCCGAAGGTGAAAGAAGCATTATGCCAGATTTCTGGTCTTCTGGAAATGCACTTGAATGCTATTGATTCTCACTGGTGGGCCGTGAGCTTGCTTTTGAGCTTCTGCTAGTTGTGTGTACGGTGGAGCCTACGAGTGTGGCTCTCAAAAGTCAtcctttttgacttttgaaaaggTCCTTCTCCCAGGCAACCGCAGCCGTGAGCGCCTCAACCACCTAGGGCTACCCCAAAATGCAATGCACCCGGCCATGCAATGCGTGTCGTATTGAGAGATGCCTATCCGCCACTTGCCATGGTTTACAATTTGTGCAATTTCAGCTCCTCTGgcccttttccttctctttctttctcttttttccttcgCAGTTCCTTCCTTCCGGCCTCTACTTGCTTTCTTGGCCATTCTGGGCTGAATCTATCACAAAGTACACTAACATTATTTGCAGCCCTCTTTCCATATCTTTTCAAATCCCAGatgcaacaataacaacaacaacaactgcaaaGTTTTCCCAGAAATGTGCAGCACTGCCACCAATCAAATCTTCTCCATCCCTGAACGACCAGCTACGTAGTAGTACGTATACCGTATAGAGCCACGAACGAGTGCGTAAAGGATGCACTTGCAATTGAAATACCCTACATGGTCGGTTGCATCGTCCCTTTTTCAGAACCAGAAGGGTTCCCAATGGTCTTGGGGACTAGATTGAAGATTCATTGCTTTCATGAGCACCAATCAAACAAGATTACTTGACTAAGAAATAAAAGTAATGTTGAACTTCATTTCAGAACTAGCCAAGCAGCGAATCAATGATTGTACGTTAACTAAAACCACTTCAAAGATATTACCTCctcctttttcatctttttcgaATCTGTGGGTCCATTACTACCCGATGAAGGCGACGAAGGGCGTCGATGAGCTGCCGATGAGGCGTGTCCACCCTCAGTGCTGGCTTGGGAGGCGGATCCGGGGCTTTTGCCTCGATCATTGGAAACATGTCGCGAGGGACTCAATGACCGTCTCTgtggggagagagagagacaaagaAGAAACCAAAATTAGTATGTTAATATTCACTTGATGAGAACTATTCCGTTGGGAATGCAGCCATGATTGTAGAATCAAGAAAACTATCTCACAGTGTGCCTTTCTACCTCGCtctatctttctttcttttccccatttttcATGTTGTAATGTTGGCCCTGATGACCAAAGTAACCCAAGCAAAGAACCCAGCAGACGGAACCACAagcaaaaatgagaaaattacACGGTTCCTTTGTTCTATGCTCGCTTCCAAATTCTCTGGTCTCTGCCAGGAATGCCAAACTGGAGGAGGGCGTCCGCCGACTGGCTTGCACTGGGAACGGGAATGGGGGCAACCCTGTCCCCGAAATGGTCCTTTTTGTGTAATGGGACACTGAGGAAGGGAGACCGAACATCCTTCATTTCGGGCCATctcaaaaagagacaaaaagcCATAAAAAATTCAGGGATGATGCCGCCATATTGGATTTATGTGTCCCCTACcaacacgcacacacacacacacacattcataAAAGAAAGGCTGGCTagttttccttctttctttctttcgtgtTGAGGCTGCTTGCTCTTCGTGCCTGAACGTCTTCACTTCTGGTGGAAATGTACGTAACAACAGAAACAAACAACCCAGTCATCAACATACTGTGTATGAAATGCATGGCAAATTAACCTCGTTGGCAAACAAATGCAATTGCCTCTACCCACGACCAAATGAGTGGAAGAAAcgaagaacgaaagaaagaaacaccAAGCCGGAGAACGAGATGTCTGTtcgttgttccatttgtgCGTGTgaagtctttttttcttcctccaagCTCATCATGACAGACCGTCGTTTTGAAACGAAGCAACGGACGTCGTCTCACCACCCAGAACAAGGGAACAAGGGAGGGAGTGAAGAAGCCCGCCTAATTGGTTATGTCTCAACATTACTTatacttttttcgaaaaagggacTCGCAGTTCTTCCCATTTCaagagaggagaaggagggagcCTATCATCCACACGAGTTCGTAGCTACATTACCAAGGCCCTCCTCCCCCAACTCTGCTTTGGTTTCCTTCAACAACCACTACTAGAGTGGTAgtgtggtagtggtagtgatAAGACTCGGTGTGAGCGTAACTAATGCTAGTTGGCTGGTGGGTTGGATGGGTTGCTTGGCAGTGGTTTTGGTTTAGCACTTGGCAGTCCTGCTTAACACCAGCAATTTGCTTGAGCGTTGTATAATAGGCGGCATTGTCAGAAAATTGTTACTATTATGGCTTATTTGAAGTCTAGCCGCCCTTACAATCATATTGCTACACGGTCTGCTTTCCACCACCTTAGACAGGactcacacacgcacacacgcacataaCTCGAGATTGAAGACTCGTCAGGGGCCCACTGACCCACAAAGAAAGAAGCTCCTCTCGTTGGCCTGGTTTTTGACTCGATAAATGCTAATTCCTGGGTCTGATCGACTTATTCATCCTTCAGACACAATATGATTCAACTGAAAAGAGAAGAGCCTAATTTGGTGCTTATCTCCAGCTCATGAAACGGACTACTAAGGAAATATTTGGGCCTTGCTAATAAACAGGGAACTTGAAGACCCTGAAATCACTGTTTGAGAGAAGGAAAACCAGGGCTCAGGTTTCTATCAAATAGTAGATTTTTATGCGAGGATAAGATCTGACAGTCCTGCCCTCTGAGTAAGTCTCTCTGTGAAAGTGTCAGAAGTTTCAAATGATCTTGAGCCCACACTTCCAAGTGTGTATGTGCATGTGTTATAAACCCACAAGAAGCTGTCAAGATCTGTATTCTAGATAGGCCACTTGGGCCACAGATACTAGCGTTTTTTCCTCGCGGCTTGGCACCAATTAAGCCCACCAATTGTTTTTCGAACCACAGATTTCTTGTGAAATGCAACCAATTCGGACTCTCAGCTGCTACATATACGTAGGTACATACGAACGAATATAAACTGGCTGCCAGGACCTTCACTCGGTTTGGCcagcaaaaagaaaatccaCGCCAAGATGTTCGTTGTCAATTCTTGGTGGATTCGGGATGAAGGAGGGACTCAGGAGCAAGGTGGGTGAAACGAGTGGGTGGattcaatcatcatcatcatcgtcatcattatgatcatcatcaccatgacGAGAGAGATCATGATTTAACTTGAAAGAGACCCGccccaaaaatggcctttttacATTCAGAGCCCATATCACCTTGCCTTGAATCTTGTTAAGAAAAAGATAGAAGGCGAGACGAGAATTAAAGCCTGTCCATAAAAATGGTTCTTTGATAAGTGAACCATTTCAGGTTATGGTAGGTGATAAAAATGATGCGAGTGAGGTGGGTGACGTCGCTTCTCGCCACTCACCTCTCGCCACTCGCCTCTCGCCACCCGCCTTTATTCTCTCTTCTCTCCCTCCTGTCTCCTTCAAATGGTAGATGACGATGAATACAAATCAGATCACATCCCACTTCATTCAGCTTTGGGCGTTCCAAACGATTTGGAATGCCAATTCACAACTCAGATGGACTCCATTCTAAAACTCACCGCCTATCATTACAATTGTGTTTTCTAATCAAAAAAACCGTCCGTATTCATGCATGAGCTCTCAAGATTGCTATTCATGATTTCAGCCCATCCAAGGCCAAAGGAAGGGTGGGCTCACTCAAACACTTACTCATTCACCGACTGGCTCATTTAAATAGCCCAGCCCGTGGCAGTCCAGTTTTCATTGAGATGGTGTCATGTCCCAATAAAAATGCATGCACCATAACTCGTGAATTGACCGAGTTGTTTGGCCCTCAATCAAACACGAAAAGAATCAATTCCACCGAAGAACCCAGGGTTTTGTGATTGCGTGGGCCAAGAGTTTTGGATGCATCAGTTATAGTGCCATTAATTCTGGACCCTTTATGGTCAGGGTCTTCACGGTTCCTTCACGAAGAATTGGTCGTCGTTCCTAAATCGAGTCTGCACGTATGTATCTCCTCCCGTCAGATTTGGCTGTACTTTGTCGCTACTGACCGACTGTTTGctcaaccaactaaccaacctgGTGGAAGTTCAATAGGAAAGACAATCGGACGTGTAaagatggatggacggatgcCCGCTTGATGGCCGATCCTTCATCTTGATCCTTTTGACAGCTCTTCAAGTCAAAGGGGGTGGTTTGGTGGTTGGGTGTCTTTTTACAAGAACAGTGACGAGTGTACGAACACACATAAATATTTGATGGGCTAATAAGCGGGGAGAAGCAAACTGTTTGTTAGCCCGGCCACTTTGTACATACTAGTATAGCCATTGTGGCTATGAAACAGCAATTTGGACACATTAGACATGTCAAAAGGGATGGGACAAAGGAAttaagttgaaaaatgagcCTTTCGCAGAGTCAGGCAAGCAGGCAGTGTGGCCCCGGTCATTTTCTCACTCAGTCACATATCAAAATCGATTATGACAACTGAACAGCATGTTCGAGTGAAGAGTGTTATTAGcggaaaaaaaagagactgAGGGAGGAGTAACAGGTCCGGCACAGATGTAGAAAGGCGACAGTTTCTGTCTGTGGGTGGCAAATGGGACGGCTCCAAAGCGATATGATGAAAGCTAGCACTCTATGATTAGAGCGGCTTGAGAAAACAAATAATAATctgccttctttttttctcctccttttcttttccCTCCTTCGTTCTCATTGGGATTTGTTTGTGTTAAAACAAGCGATGGACTGGAACCCCCAACCAAATAGGCTAAAGTGTGCATGAGACACATACGAGCTCACATGTTGTCTGGAGATATTTTTTAAGCACTATCAATGTCTGTTTCCCAAGTGACATTGATACATTTATATGGTGCTAGTCACGGCTCTGACGAGTACAATGAAACACGCTAATGTCCGTGTTAAATATTAGCAGCCCTATCAAATCAGGCGCAACATATGTGTGTGTATtcagaaaattgcaaatgagaCCATGTCATAACTCATGACTTATAT encodes:
- the LOC131879456 gene encoding protein groucho-like isoform X3, encoding MQLQAAGAGLPTSIAGLPPGLLGGASSVAAAAAAAAAASGQHGLMPPGLPVSSGASLVSSGHYPPTSSAAAAAAAAAALREQRREEEHNLKAHSMAVAEERHRRSLSPSRHVSNDRGKSPGSASQASTEGGHASSAAHRRPSSPSSGSNGPTDSKKMKKEETNGGGGGGSSPLQNGLNRTSPKENGDSNHAKKEPISPRSGRSSASSTPALGHSKKSEDGNKPPTPKPSTPNGAGAAGNGPMKPGMPGAPFNLPGFPGGPPLGPGVPPFNAENGYRPPFDPHTAMRPQMGLPPAGKPAYSFHVNADSERRPVPFPADALMGPGIPRLARQINTLPHGDVVCAVTMSNPTKYVYTGGKGCVKVWDISHPGSKNPVSQLECLQKDNYIRSIKLLPDGRTLVVGGEASTLSIWDLASPTPRIKSELTSSAPACYALAISPDSKVCFSCCSDGNIGVWDLHNQTLVRQFQGHTDGASCIDISADGTKLWTGGLDNTVRAWDLREGRQLQQHDFSSQIFCLGYCPTGDWLAVGMESSNVEVLHCSQPDKYQLHLHESCVLSLKFANCGKWFVSTGKDNLLNAWRTPYGASIFQSNESSSVLSVDISSDDKYIVTGSGDKKATVYEIMY
- the LOC131879456 gene encoding protein groucho-like isoform X2, yielding MEIAKRLNAIIAQLLPFLSQEHQQQVVTAVERAKQVSMSELNTIIGQHQRPDLSRLMQLQAAGAGLPTSIAGLPPGLLGGASSVAAAAAAAAAASGQHGLMPPGLPVSSGASLVSSGHYPPTSSAAAAAAAAAALREQRREEEHNLKAHSMAVAEERHRRSLSPSRHVSNDRGKSPGSASQASTEGGHASSAAHRRPSSPSSGSNGPTDSKKMKKEETNGGGGGGSSPLQNGLNRTSPKENGDSNHAKKEPISPRSGRSSASSTPALGHSKKSEDGNKPPTPKPSTPNGAGAAGNGPMKPGMPGAPFNLPGFPGGPPLGPGVPPFNAENGYRPPFDPHTAMRPQMGLPPAGKPAYSFHVNADSERRPVPFPADALMGPGIPRLARQINTLPHGDVVCAVTMSNPTKYVYTGGKGCVKVWDISHPGSKNPVSQLECLQKDNYIRSIKLLPDGRTLVVGGEASTLSIWDLASPTPRIKSELTSSAPACYALAISPDSKVCFSCCSDGNIGVWDLHNQTLVRQFQGHTDGASCIDISADGTKLWTGGLDNTVRAWDLREGRQLQQHDFSSQIFCLGYCPTGDWLAVGMESSNVEVLHCSQPDKYQLHLHESCVLSLKFANCGKWFVSTGKDNLLNAWRTPYGASIFQSNESSSVLSVDISSDDKYIVTGSGDKKATVYEIMY
- the LOC131879456 gene encoding protein groucho-like isoform X1, with the translated sequence MLNPAAAVAAAAAARHSVPPGPGPGGPGQPGFKLNIVESIERIKEEFNFLQAQYHNLKLDCEKLVQEKTEMQRHYVMYYEMSYGLNVEMHKQMEIAKRLNAIIAQLLPFLSQEHQQQVVTAVERAKQVSMSELNTIIGQHQRPDLSRLMQLQAAGAGLPTSIAGLPPGLLGGASSVAAAAAAAAAASGQHGLMPPGLPVSSGASLVSSGHYPPTSSAAAAAAAAAALREQRREEEHNLKAHSMAVAEERHRRSLSPSRHVSNDRGKSPGSASQASTEGGHASSAAHRRPSSPSSGSNGPTDSKKMKKEETNGGGGGGSSPLQNGLNRTSPKENGDSNHAKKEPISPRSGRSSASSTPALGHSKKSEDGNKPPTPKPSTPNGAGAAGNGPMKPGMPGAPFNLPGFPGGPPLGPGVPPFNAENGYRPPFDPHTAMRPQMGLPPAGKPAYSFHVNADSERRPVPFPADALMGPGIPRLARQINTLPHGDVVCAVTMSNPTKYVYTGGKGCVKVWDISHPGSKNPVSQLECLQKDNYIRSIKLLPDGRTLVVGGEASTLSIWDLASPTPRIKSELTSSAPACYALAISPDSKVCFSCCSDGNIGVWDLHNQTLVRQFQGHTDGASCIDISADGTKLWTGGLDNTVRAWDLREGRQLQQHDFSSQIFCLGYCPTGDWLAVGMESSNVEVLHCSQPDKYQLHLHESCVLSLKFANCGKWFVSTGKDNLLNAWRTPYGASIFQSNESSSVLSVDISSDDKYIVTGSGDKKATVYEIMY